The region CCATCATCCCAGTACCAATATCAACACCCCTAAGCCCACCGAAACAATCACAATCACCAGGCAGCAAtaagaatttaaattaaattttcgctttttttcgGCGTATCCCCCCTTACTGAGCATTTTCCCTTGGATTTTTCCCAGTTTCGATTGCGAATGCGAAAAGTTGAAACAGAGAACGCCGTCTGCTGTTTGATTTCAATgttaaatttgcataattttgttAGGAAACATTTTCCGCTCGGGTCCTGAAAGTAAAATACATGGAACCTATCGGCAAATACTCACACTTTTCAATATTTGATTGGCTTTTATCTCTGACACATATATCATGTAACTTATCTTCTCAAAACTATTTGCTGACTTTAAAGTTGAAACACTTTTTATATAACAATAAAAAGACGGGCAAATATTTGATATATGACAGTACACTaccatttaaatttaaagtttttaaaggaCATTTTTTCTGCCTGCTTAGCCCAAACAATGGACGACATGGTCTTTCAGTGCAACAATCAAAATTCGATTTATGTCCTTAATGCCAGCTATAGTGCATATGGGGTAAGTCCTTTGCCATGAGGATACTGCTCTCTGTCCGACCAACTATCTGAACTTTACTTCCCATCTTTTtttcctctctctctctcgatGGCGTCCTATCTCTGTCGACCATCTTGGCAGGACTTTAGCACATATGCGGCAACAACGCGTGAAATAAATGGCAGCCGGAGCAGAGTGGCGAATCCAATCGAGGCAACTTGCTCGAGTGGCGTTGTGCAACATAAATTCAAAACTTTTGGCAATTCCAAAGCAAcggcagtagcagcagcatccgcatccgcatcagcagcaaccacaacaacatcaacaacaggaactggagcaggagcaggagcaggagcagcaggaacAGCAGCGGAAAGCGCATCAAACTACGTAAATCCTGTCGCTACATCAATGTCAACCGCAATGTGTTCACCGGCAACGGCGGCCCTGCAAAAATTGTTCAATTGCAGCGTCGGCGGAGCCTGCCAAAATGTCACCCACACTCAAGCCCTGGgcagccacaacaacaaccacagcagcatcagcaacagcaacaacaatggggGCAACAACAATAGCTGCCTGTCAGCGGCAGGCataggaggaggaggtggacaGAATAGCCGGAATCAACATCAGATCCGGAGCCGTTGCGGGGAGTCGCTGGAGGGCACAGCAAGTGGGCCATCCTCAGGTtcggcaggagcaggagcaggagctagCGGAGGAGCCGGAGCCACAACGGCGGGCGGCCTCCCCCCACTCTTGGCCAAGAAGAAATGCACCAATGTCAAATCAGCGCTTATTGCCAAGAAGACAAAGTTTCTCAAATATCTCGAAGAAGAAAAATGGCGCAGCAACGCAGCAGCAGCGCCGGAAGATGCTGGTACCGTCAGGTATGTTAGTGTCCTTCCACTGAGAAATATTTTGGcttaaaatgttaattaaatattacatAAGAATACcttaacttaattttttcttttaagatttatatttatattaaaagctTCTTagttaacatattttttaaagtataGCCTCATGTAGCCAAGTGTAGCCATCATAGCTAACAATCTTCGTGCCGCCACAAAAACTTATAAATTCCCATAAATGTTATAAGGCATCGTGCAGCAGTGAGCTGCAAAATGTGGCAACTTTTTATGACGGCAATCGTGGCGCCGCGGCTTCAGGCTCCCGACCAGGCTTAGTTGCCATGCCAAAGTGCTTTCTCATTAAGTTGACGGAGAGCCGTGCGAATTGCATTCCACCTTTGAGGCATTCGATTATTgcttaattaattattgaaCTGTCCTAGCGACAAAATGGAGTGCTACCTTCCGTCTTATACCTCCTGAATAAATAGTACTATCCTATAGCCATTTCTCATGCCTGACTGAAACTTAATTCCAGGATGAAATGCCTTATCCTTCGCCCTGGC is a window of Drosophila bipectinata strain 14024-0381.07 chromosome 2R, DbipHiC1v2, whole genome shotgun sequence DNA encoding:
- the LOC108133147 gene encoding uncharacterized protein isoform X1, which gives rise to MAQTMDDMVFQCNNQNSIYVLNASYSAYGDFSTYAATTREINGSRSRVANPIEATCSSGVVQHKFKTFGNSKATAVAAASASASAATTTTSTTGTGAGAGAGAAGTAAESASNYVNPVATSMSTAMCSPATAALQKLFNCSVGGACQNVTHTQALGSHNNNHSSISNSNNNGGNNNSCLSAAGIGGGGGQNSRNQHQIRSRCGESLEGTASGPSSGSAGAGAGASGGAGATTAGGLPPLLAKKKCTNVKSALIAKKTKFLKYLEEEKWRSNAAAAPEDAGTVSNWAEPPPSRNNNGGNLKNQSISREQAGGAGTANGNGCAIGSGRGMSLGSASGSGSEQRQLNKLNNWSMHNEDNNALTTSQQQQLYQEAADILGLSCSLCDNCRCLDCQSGYFDCDDDDESYSEQSLMDDEFEYDEYEYDCSVEELQAMLTAGGGGSSGSVVGQNWNWNSPTSNPCCQLDTHLQLPSDKGDSHAVNTQQHTEQEPETEPGTELGHVGHRVAIDFDLINATCSQVLENCETFNDLSLLDAATAAGVERPFT
- the LOC108133147 gene encoding uncharacterized protein isoform X2 translates to MAQTMDDMVFQCNNQNSIYVLNASYSAYGDFSTYAATTREINGSRSRVANPIEATCSSGVVQHKFKTFGNSKATAVAAASASASAATTTTSTTGTGAGAGAGAAGTAAESASNYVNPVATSMSTAMCSPATAALQKLFNCSVGGACQNVTHTQALGSHNNNHSSISNSNNNGGNNNSCLSAAGIGGGGGQNSRNQHQIRSRCGESLEGTASGPSSGSAGAGAGASGGAGATTAGGLPPLLAKKKCTNVKSALIAKKTKFLKYLEEEKWRSNAAAAPEDAGTVSNWAEPPPSRNNNGGNLKNQSISREQAGGAGTANGNGCAIGSGRGMSLGSASGSGSEQRQLNKLNNWSMHNEDNNALTTSQQQQLYQEAADILGLSCSLCDNCRCLDCQSGYFDCDDDDESYSEQSLMDDEFEYDEYEYDCSVEELQAMLTAGGGGSSGSVVGQNWNWNSPTSNPCCQLDTHLQLPSDKGIESVCVPGERDSEIGHCS
- the LOC108133147 gene encoding uncharacterized protein isoform X3, which gives rise to MAQTMDDMVFQCNNQNSIYVLNASYSAYGDFSTYAATTREINGSRSRVANPIEATCSSGVVQHKFKTFGNSKATAVAAASASASAATTTTSTTGTGAGAGAGAAGTAAESASNYVNPVATSMSTAMCSPATAALQKLFNCSVGGACQNVTHTQALGSHNNNHSSISNSNNNGGNNNSCLSAAGIGGGGGQNSRNQHQIRSRCGESLEGTASGPSSGSAGAGAGASGGAGATTAGGLPPLLAKKKCTNVKSALIAKKTKFLKYLEEEKWRSNAAAAPEDAGTVSNWAEPPPSRNNNGGNLKNQSISREQAGGAGTANGNGCAIGSGRGMSLGSASGSGSEQRQLNKLNNWSMHNEDNNALTTSQQQQLYQEAADILGLSCSLCDNCRCLDCQWLL